The Novibacillus thermophilus genome segment AAACGAATCGTCGTGTTGGGACAGCGTCCCTGCAAGGAAACCTGCTGCACGACCGTCTGCTATGCAAACCGTCTGCACGCCGTTCGCCACACATTCAGCCGCCGCCTTCACTTTGGGAATCATACCGTCCCGAATGACGCCTTCGTCTATGAGGCGGGCAACGTCTCCCGGCGTAATGCGATCAATCGGATTCAAGCCGTCCCCGGCCAAAATTCCCGGGACATCCGTCGCCAGGACGAGACAGTCGGCCTTTAGCGCCTTCGCAACGGCCCCGGCCGCCGTATCGGCGTTAATGTTGTAGTGCTGTCCATCGCCATCGACACCTAGGGAAGCGACGACGGGAATCCAACCGAGGGAGCGCAGCTCATGCAGTACGCTGACGTTCACCTGCTCAACCTCACCGACGAAACCGAGGCGGGGGTCTTGCTGCCGCACCCGTATCAAATTTCTGTCCACACCGGAAATACCGACGGCGGAACAACCC includes the following:
- the argB gene encoding acetylglutamate kinase; the protein is MAEKQTIVVKLGGSLLNTLPASFFQECASLQKAGVHVVIVHGGGLRINDFAKQLSLEAKFVNGLRVTDEAVLELVEMVLGGSINKQLVSRLEQAGCSAVGISGVDRNLIRVRQQDPRLGFVGEVEQVNVSVLHELRSLGWIPVVASLGVDGDGQHYNINADTAAGAVAKALKADCLVLATDVPGILAGDGLNPIDRITPGDVARLIDEGVIRDGMIPKVKAAAECVANGVQTVCIADGRAAGFLAGTLSQHDDSFPGTKVVAEGCEMDGLNGDVHALAHRAD